GCGCactccttcctcctttctcgcgagGTTTTTCGCGGGTTTATCTCCGTCGCtcggccttctcttctctgtgtgttgcCTCCTGCTTGTGTTCTCTCGTCATGTACTAGAAACCTCTGGGTTCAAGGCCACACCCGTACAGCCCCCGTCCCCCCGTCCGCTGTCTGTCCGTCTAGCTCCCTCTGGCGGCGTTGCTGACATTTCGCCGAAGGatctgcgtgtctccgttcttccaTTTTCTCAGAAGAGGCGTCTCGCCCCGCTCTTCATTCAGATTGCCTCCACTCCTCTCGAAATATCTTTTGGAGCACAGCGAACATGGGAGGCGGAGGCTCCTCTGACGCAGAGCAGGGCCTCTCGgttccgcgtctccgcccTCCAAGCCCGAAGTGGAGCGGCGAACCTCGTGGGTCCGTCTCACCCCTTGTATGCCGTCTCGTCTCGTCAAGGTCACGTTGGCGAAACCAGGCGGCGTTCGACCCTCGTTTCTGCATcatcgtttctctctccaagagtggagaaagcTCCTCAGGAAAGTGGAAAGGTGCGGAGAACCGATTCTCCTTCAGCTCTCTTCGACGCCTCTGCATCTCCAGGCGAACAAACGCCCGgagctgtctctttctgcggcACTGTGGGATGCCGAATCATCGGTGTGGGCAGTGCCGTCCCGACTCACGAAATGACAAACGACGACATGGCGGAGTTTGTCGAAACATCCGATGAGGTAACGAAGCGGACAGATTCAACGACGcgcgagaaagggaggagaggcggTGACGCTGGAGATCTCTAGGGTGGAGGGACATGCCGTACTGGGTTGCTGAGGACAGCTACAGTGTTGGACTTCACCATCCTACGCGGTCGGTGAAGTTCCGTGTCACTTACGTTCTACGCGCAACACAGAGTCGTTTGCTACAAGGGCAGACCGCAGGAGGCCAGAAACAGACAACTGGAGGCCTAAATCTGGGCATATTTGAGTGACTTTTAGTCGACACTGTCCAAGAGGTGTCTTTGGCGCAGGCTCGAGACACATTCAGACACTAgcagtccaactcgtagGATAGACTTCTCCAACAATGAAGTCATCAGGAACCTAGGAGTCTCAGATGAGAGCGTGTGACAGGGATGCAcaaagcgagacagaagaacggggCGCCACGTCGTGGTTGAGAGCAGCACCACTTTAGGCACAGGCGGACGCTGAGGAGAGTTGCTCTGGGATGAAGGAAACGAATATCTCAAGAAACGCCTCGTGTTCTGAAGATTTTACATACGGAGCATTACGCAGATCATTATCAACGCTGACTCGATGGATGTCGTAGTGGTTGATTCATATCTCCTGGTATACATTTCAGTCATTATGTTGGTGGTGCTATCTCGGATTCTTTGATCAAGGCACTTTTTTGCCGCTCTCTGGTTCCAtacttttctgttttttcattttttcctcttttcttcagtgGATCAGAACGCGAACAGGTATCCGCTCGCGTCGCGTCTTATCGACGTCGGAgagtctccgttctctgGCCGTCGATGCCGCTCGGAGGGCTCTCGAGAATGCAAAGCTGAAGGCAAGCGACATTGACCTTGTTCTTCACGCGTCCTCCTCTCCGGATGATCTTTTCGGAGACGCGACATCTATTGCTGCGGGCATCGTGCAGGCTGAGAGAAGTCAGGAGGGATCCCTTCAGGAAAGCGACGCGTTCGCAGGCCCCGCAGGATTCGACTTAACGGCTGCGTGTTCAGGATTTCTCGTTGGCCTGATTACCGGTAACACGCAAAGGGCAAGAAGACAGAATATGAAGTGACCCGCAAGGCAGTGAGGCTGCTGTGTCCTTACATTCATTGGCAATTGGGCTGCTAGTCTAGATCCCGAAGGGTCTTTTTACCTGATCCAAGTTCGAGTGTGCTAGCTGAACATAGTTAGCACTTGTATGGCAAAGGTCACAAATCTCGAATGACAGGGAATGACGGGGAAAGGAGGGCGTCCATGCGTGTCGATTTCTCTCTACACACCGCGAAAGTGTAAAGAACAAAAACACTCACTCTTCGGCTCTCCTCTCGTGTTCTGCCTGGTGAATGTCGGGTTCGGGGACTTGCCACTGAGTATTTCCTCAAGACACAGCTCGGTCCAGTTTTCCGGGTTTTCACATTTTCTCGATCACAAGCAGATCTCTGATCTCTTATCCTGCCAGGAAACGCCTTCTTGACGAGCCCTTGCTGTCCGTACAAACGCATTCTCGTGGTAGGGGCCGATGCCCTCACCCGGTGGGTAGACTGGACAGATCGAAATACTTGCGTTCTGTTCGGCGACGGAGCTGGCGCGGTGGTCCTTGAACGCCCAGATGCCAAGACGGGGTCGCCGGCTGTAGGTGCCGATCCAGATCGCAACACACGCAGGGGAATCCTGTCTTACATGCTCAACAGCGACGGACTGCAGGCGCATCAGCTGACAGTCCCGTTCAGTGGGACTCTGCACGAACTGAAGCGTGCAGGGGGAAAGGTACGAGACAGTCGTTTGATAGGAAGCCTCTCCAGGGAGAAGCGTGGGAAGGAAAGGgggacacagacagacgggCATCGTTAGTGAACGCGGCACTTTCTTCCGAGAATCTGACGCCTGAAAGTGATTGGCTTTCTTCTTGATCCGTCGTGCATTGCTTAACCAACACTGGGAACAGCACCGGTGAAAGGCGATGCAAAGAACACTTCCCAGACCTACCAGACGCAAAGCGCCGTGAATCAGACACGAAATCGAAACGAATCGCATTTACGTTCCACTCCTTTTGCATACGTACCAAAAGACTCAACGCCTGAGCACCCACTCCCGGATGTTTCCGTGGCTTGCTTTATCCGCATACTTCTGTCGTTTGCATTCTTGATACAGTCGTAATAAAACCGCGGATGAAAGTGCAGGGGATGTGGAAACAGGAcgcagatggagagagcagacgaggacgaaTAGGGAACAGACCTGCAGCGCCAATCTCGGATGGGGTTCCATATTGTATCTGTCAACGCGCTTTTCACGGAAGACTACGTCGATGTAAATCCCCGAATCGGGGCTGGGTGGCCAACTGTTTGAAACCTGTATATAGGCAGGTAGCTGTTTGTTGCAGCATACTTATcgatatgcatgtgtatttgCGCCTCTCTTTGAAAGGTGTGTGCTTTCTTTGCAGCCTGCCGTCCGGACGAGCCAAGGCAGGTATGCTCCATTGTCCATGAACGGCCGCGAGGTTTTCAAGTTTGTCTCACGCAAAGTGCCCCCGGCGATCGAGGCGGTGGTCCAGGCAGCTGGGTTGACGACAAACGACGTTGactggcttcttcttcaccagGCAAACAAGCGTATCATGGACGCCGTCGCAGAGCGTTTGAAAATGCCGCTGAGCAAAGTGAGGAACCCCGTTGCATGTGTCAAGACAAGGTTCTCAAAGCGAAAGTACACCGATTTGTCCCACATTGGGTCTCCCTTGTCCATCTGTTCAGCTATGTTAGAACTacactttcttctccgcagtgTTGACAAGTGCTTTAGAAAACCTGGAGAGCGACCGAGATTCGAGGACGCCCCTTTTGGCGCCTGTTGGTTCGGCTAATACTGGTAGAAATCAGCGCGACGCACCGACGAACTTTTCCGGGCGTTTCCTTTTCAAACAATCAGGGCAACTGCGACGTGTCATGTAACCTTGGGTGGGACTGCATCGATGGTGCAGGTCTCTATCGACAAGAAAGTGCCTGAACACCTTTTAGCGTCGAGCGCAGAC
This Toxoplasma gondii ME49 chromosome VIII, whole genome shotgun sequence DNA region includes the following protein-coding sequences:
- a CDS encoding beta-ketoacyl-acyl carrier protein synthase III, putative (encoded by transcript TGME49_231890), which gives rise to MNLPLCPFPAYVSPKCRVFDTMKAVASQNHLVCRIATLQQRENFGQIRESQRQAAEPSPVRSCSTVAATLARTPSSFLARFFAGLSPSLGLLFSVCCLLLVFSRHVLETSGFKATPVQPPSPRPLSVRLAPSGGVADISPKDLRVSVLPFSQKRRLAPLFIQIASTPLEISFGAQRTWEAEAPLTQSRASRFRVSALQARSGAANLVGPSHPLYAVSSRQGHVGETRRRSTLVSASSFLSPRVEKAPQESGKVRRTDSPSALFDASASPGEQTPGAVSFCGTVGCRIIGVGSAVPTHEMTNDDMAEFVETSDEWIRTRTGIRSRRVLSTSESLRSLAVDAARRALENAKLKASDIDLVLHASSSPDDLFGDATSIAAGIVQAERSQEGSLQESDAFAGPAGFDLTAACSGFLVGLITGNAFLTSPCCPYKRILVVGADALTRWVDWTDRNTCVLFGDGAGAVVLERPDAKTGSPAVGADPDRNTRRGILSYMLNSDGLQAHQLTVPFSGTLHELKRAGGKPAVRTSQGRYAPLSMNGREVFKFVSRKVPPAIEAVVQAAGLTTNDVDWLLLHQANKRIMDAVAERLKMPLSKVLCNLDKYGNTSAASIPLCLDEAVREGKVKPGDIVVTAGFGAGLTWSAAVFRYG